The sequence AGGAATCCACGGCCGTTGCTCACCCCATCCCTGGGGTTCGCCCTGCGGGTCGCACTGTGTGCGACCAAGTTCGCTCCCGGCGAACTTGTGTTCACCCCATCCCTGGGGTTCGCCCTGCGGGTCGCGTTCCCTGCACCCCAGTCCGCTGGTGGCGGGCGGGTCATGGATCGATCTCCCGGGTCAGCGTTTGCTCCCGGGTCAGGTCGATGTCCACATCCATTAAAGGTGAGTTGCGGATGAGATCGACGAAACTCGGCTTCGGGTGGACCAATCGACGGTAGTCCTCCACCGACAACACCACCACCGCCGGCTCGCCGCGTAAGGTAATTTCTTGCGGTTCGTGCTCCATCGCCAGCCGCACGACTTCACTCAAACGCGCTTTGGCGTCTTGCAATGCCCATACACGCATGGAAGCCTCCATAACCAGACTAGTCAGCCTGGTCATCATAACCGAAGAAATATTGTTCACTCCACCAAGAACCGCTTGCATCCTTGCAGCTCCTGATCCAGCAGATCCGGGCGGTGGACGGCCGCAACAACCAGCAACCTTCCACTCACCGATACCGCGCTGAAC is a genomic window of Candidatus Methylocalor cossyra containing:
- a CDS encoding type II toxin-antitoxin system Phd/YefM family antitoxin, translating into MHDVTCMRSPLQDVERKVEREHGEVGADGVQRGIGEWKVAGCCGRPPPGSAGSGAARMQAVLGGVNNISSVMMTRLTSLVMEASMRVWALQDAKARLSEVVRLAMEHEPQEITLRGEPAVVVLSVEDYRRLVHPKPSFVDLIRNSPLMDVDIDLTREQTLTREIDP